ACTATTTTATTCAAGTTCAGCTTGGTCCTGGTCGAAGGATAAATCTGGAGCGTACACGGTAAGAAGTGGATACTTTCAAGCATTGGGACCAATACCGATATCTCTGATAAATACAAATCGAATCAACTGGAATTTAATTTGGAACCTGAaggtagcaccaaaaattaagAATTGTCTATGGAGAATATTTACTAACTGTTTAACAACGCTAAACAACCTTGCATCCCGCCATAACTCTCTTCCTAATTGCTGCCCCGTTTGTGGCGCATTTGGGGAAAAtgaatttcatgttttcatcGGGTGTCCACGAGCGTATCAGGTTTGGCAAATTTTTTTCCAAGATAATCGAATGGATCAGATTACCAACTTCATTCAGTGGTTTATCCATCTCCTTAAAAATGCAACAAGCGATTGTAATCATATCGCAACGATATGCTGACAATTATGGAAGGCGCGAAATGACAAAATATGGAACGATAAACTTCGCACCCCTGAGGAAATATGTCATTCGGCAGCAACAGAACTTGTGGCTTGGCAGGCTGCACAGAATTGTCATCCGAGTCATGCTACTCCATATTCAAATGCACAGAGTAAGTGGAAAAAGCCCAGCGTCGGTAGCTTCATATGCAATGTTGACGCATGCATTGATAGCCAAAACAATTTATGTTCATATGGTTTTCTTCTACGAGATCACCAAGGGCGATGTTTTGTGGCTCGTATGGGCTATCTTGCAGATACAGTTAATCCTCCCTTAGCAGAGGCTATGGCGATCCGCGAAGCGTTATCATGGGTCAATGATTTCAATCTAGGACACGTCGAATTTCAATCTGATTGTTTGGCGGTGGTTCGGGATATTCAacatcaaaacattcgattatcaTATTTGTCTGATGTTATTTGTGAGTGTTGTGATTTATTACGAGATTTGAACACTTGTTCTATCTCTTTTGTGAAACGATCAGCGAATTTAGCAGCACATAGTCTTGCTAAGTCTGTTACTTCTAGTTCTGTTCGTGGTGAGTGGACTTGTCCACCATCGTTTATACTTGATGTTTTATCttctgatttaagttaataataAGTTatgttttattcaaaaaaaaaaaaagttcagcTTGGTCCGCATTAAATTCATATCCGGTGTGGTTCGGtttctttacattttttttttcaaaccgaATCAAATACCGAATGCACCTAAAACTAAAATCGACACTGAACTGAAGTGTTGAAAAAACTAAACCGAAAAATCAAACCGATGCACACCCTTACTTACAAGGACTTCATTTCCCTCTGAAATGGTTTCAATAATCTACTAGGCtcttaaacttatttaaaatgatgcaCGTTTTAATTTGTCCAAAACTCTCATTGTTCTACCCACGTGGATTTAATGAGCTAATGCAATATTTTAAAGGTAAACAATTTATTAGTCTCCATCTTTTTACGCaacatattgtttagtccctctattttgaaaaacaaattataagatccaaatttttttttgtcattgttAACCCCTTTAGtctttttgtctatttttttttttagatttttaatcaaACATATCTTAACTTTAGTTATACTGTGGTATGCAATTGTCAtcttactctgttattttatgtTTGTGTGTTTATGCCGAATATAACGGTTAagaatctaaaaaaatagacataATGCCGAAAAGGTTAACAGTGACAAATGATATGGACCTTATAATGCGTTTTCAAAATAGGATGACAAAATAGAGTATTAGGTAAAAAGGaaaagactaataaattatttactcatATATTAAACGTTTTTGTaatgggataaggtacaaaaatgcATCTAACGCTGATAGCTaatagcaattttatctttaacatctaaaattgtacaattttatccctaacgttgccAGTCATTATATAGAAATTTTGCCACTAACATTGGCAAATTgaatttcagacatcattataaaacacaaatattttgttctttattctgtaCCAGTTGTCTATTAGCTAGTTCTAAAACAagattttcacatttttttaatttaataatagaattgaagattaatatttgtaAATTCTGTAAAATGTATGGATATCTTTATCCAACttatacaaaatacaatataaatttttttaaataaatttcacATCTATTCATATGGTTGTGATACGTTACTAAAATAACGCAGTTGACATGATTCATAATTGAGAaaacaatttgataaattatttcttaaattgaccaaacttatcAATATTAGAGATAAATTTACTCTTTACTACCAACACTAATAGTAAAATAacactattttaaacgttagggtaaaattaatatagtttttgtCACTGACACTTCTAGAAACCATCATTTTCtagagaaacaaaaaaaaatcaacagaaCTATTATAGTCTTTGAATTAATCTTTGAAGCATCCAATTAATGGGTAAAGTTtataaacaattgaattaacgGTCACTTTGATGCTGTAAAATATGGAAAATGCAATCAGAAACAATATTTTAAAAGAATAGTCTAAATTCAACAGACTCCTTTTTTGAAAGTTGAACATTCTTATAATTCCTCAGAAGATTAGTCAATTAACTAGAGACAATTTCTGATTTTTCATCAaaatatttatgatttataattaataatgattTAGAGTCTATAGaagttatattttaaaattaaagtaattaattgattacaatGTTTTAATAATTTATACTGGTTAAtgtaagaatttttttttttttatataaaatcaaattattgaCTTACTGAGTTGGACAAATAGAAAAATCTCTTTTTACTTTCTTTAATTATTCTTAGTATAAATTTATGAATATATATACTATTTAATTTAggttaaatattataaatatatagtaGTATTCTCTAAAATATTATAGTATACTAATTAATGTATTAACCTAATTCGTATTGTGTACCTCTAAGACAATCTCCAACCTAATATCAAATTGATATTCAGAAGGAGATTTGATGATGGTTGGCTATATTCTTTGATGAATACGGTTTTTCTGCATTAAATTTGACGTTGCATCAAAAAATTTGATGTAAcatcaaataatatttattaatatttttgtacttttttgtttattatatatatatatatatataatatttatgtattttgttatataatattattatttgaaaggAATCTTTTGattggagagagaaaatgaggaAATAGATTGGAGCAAAAATATTGTAGCAACATCAAAACAACGagagaaaatgaagaaaatacgGTATTCCGCTCTTTTGCAGAAGCGGAATACTAATCCCTTACTGCCATCACCAGCGAGCTTAAATGATTAAAGGAGTTATTGTTGAGTTTGGGTATTCATCATCCATAGGCGATTAAAATTTTCTATGATAGCCATTTAGCTATTCACATTGCTAAAAAAACCCCGATTTTCATGAACAAATGAAGCATATTAAGGTAGATTGTCACTTTGTTCGTGATGATATAATAGATGAGTTTATTGCTCCGTCATATGTGCTCACTAGAATAGTTTGATTACCTTCTATATAAATTGGGCATTTTCAATTTGCATGCTCCAACTTGAGGGGACgtgttaaaatattatattattatttggaTAAGGGTGTTTCTTAAAAATCCTAATTATAGACTTTTTGTTATTTAAGACTCTTGattgtattatatatattatgtttGTATTGATAAAAAAAGTCCAACTTTTAACCTAATATCTAGTCTTATATCTTATATCTTGATCAGCTTACCATCCAACTAGGGTTCGATTCCTGGAGATGGAAATAGTTGTTATTAAAATACTTACTGTAAGAGCTTTGCCTCTCGAAAGAGACTTGCCCAGCTTGAATCTAGATTAGTCTAGGTTTCGGTCTAGAATaccaaatataatattaaaCCTTATGTAATAATtcaaaggcaaaaagcatctttaGGCCTCTGATATTTCATTTTTGGTTTATGAAGtcattgattttttatttggatacttTAAGCccatgattatttatttttttaatctcattaagcAATTGtttaccaaattagtaagttgtgaatatctaattctgttaaaaagacattattaatttcatatatattcgaaattatataaaaataataatttttacagtttgaattaagatttttacagtttttctatAGTCACGTTACACATCCAAAATTGCTTTGAAAcagtgaaaaaaatatataatcaatgacttaatgaaccaaaaaataaaagatcatgaGCTAACGATGTTTTTCTTTACATAATACAAACCCTAAACTTATATAAATATGTATCTCCTTATcatctaaatttatttaaagtgatttatacataaatttgtttaaagggACTGATTAATATTGAATTTACTTGCATTGGTtattaaacttgcttaaaattatattaattttaatttatttaaattctaCCTCGTTTTGTTTTATaacactttaaacaaattcagacagctaataataaaacattttatattaaGAATGAATCAATTTTTTTGTAATTCAAGTTCAAATTATCCCTATGTATTAAGTCTTATACTTAATAGAGAATCCAATAgttaaattgaaaaatcatACACTATATATAAAATTCGAAAAAATCAGTATCCATTTTTTCTAATTAATGTTAAAACagtcttatttttttattttatttttttggataAAGTTAAAACAGTCTTACTGAAAGTTCTTAGTCAATCGATCTACTTAAAAGGGAGcttttaaattagaaaaatcatatattaggcataataaaatatataaaataataaatgattggatatttttgtattttttaaggAGACTATATAGTATATAGTCCATATAATTAAATATGTATATGGACTCGTGGGCTGCCCTGCATTGACGTAATCAAATGGAGACCAAACATAAACTATTTATTCTAGAATAATggaaaattcaaaagtgtcatttttgggaaatttacatagaaattcagatttaaaaaattatatataactatatgaagtaatgattttgatttatgtcaaactaataaaatcagtatttttaatatattttaaggattaaaatttatagggttcaggatttatgaattggatctagaatttttaaattagggtgtaaaatcatactttatttgtaatatatagaaaataatgacatattaagaattaagtttgataatatgattgagttataattttgtagttatttatgatatttatgtatttgacccttaatttttttaatacctctacttttttttttctcaaatgcATCAAATTGCAGGTTTTATTTTCCTATTTTCTcccataattaattttttaaagtgaaaataaGGAAAAGATGAGAATGATGACCTGGCAGTTTTTAAGTTAATAATTGTTATTGTTAGCTGTTTCCTGTTTCCGGTTGCAGTAAACTAAAGCTGTTCCTTATTGATGTTAATTGTTTGTTATTAGaggtttaattattagtgtttggtaaaattttattgaattattgttgttaatatttaaaatgtataataaggacatgttttaaattaatcaacaaataaattataaaataaaaaatgtattacacaatttaataaaaacaatttaaataaaaaaaatataaaaaaaattattgaacgcaacaaaacattGTTCTTTCAGTAATCatgttatagaaatagaaataatgttaagtaagaaacatatttttgtggaaataagcatataattttcaataacaaataactataaatatttcttcatgaaaagctctaaagtgCTGCATTTTCCAACTAAAtgctataattatataaatctaattaaaaacatatttccTACGATTTGGATTGACATGTTAAACGTTCATCCGAAAAGTTGAAACAAATACCCTTGAGAAGACAACAAATTCTATCTTGActataattttaaattctctcTTTTAGTGCAATATTTGTTTTCTCTAAATTTCTTTCTGACTTAAACAGTATTATTAagaaatatttcttttttttctaacaTATCCAAAATCACATATACTTCCAATAAATATCAAAGTTGTCAAAATATTAAAACCCAAAAATGTAAGATGTGTTTTAAACTTTtcccaataaaatatatatacaataaTAATAGTCATAGATAGATAGTTCAAATTTTCCCCTTATAAATGAAATCCTTCCTTATAATTTCTTAACCAAAAGGAAATATTGTCATTGAAACTTCCAATTTTGAGTAGTAATAACAACTATGGCTTCTGCTACTGCTTGTGGTTCTCTGATATTTAACAAAAATTTGAATTCCCAGGAAATCGAAAAAATCAATACTACTCTTTCATCATCATCGTCATCGTCATTCTCGAAAATTCAGTGTAAtaagatgaagaagttgagttGCAGAGCAGGAACAGCAATGGAGGAAATGCAATTtgtaaaatcaaaatcaaatgaTTTTAGAGTTGGAAGATTGGTGGAAGATGGTCTTGTTTACTGTCAAAATCTTACTATTAAATCTTTTGAAATTGGCTTTGATAGAAAAGCTTCCATTGCTGCCTTGATGAGTTATTTACAGGTCCAtttcatttcctttattttttatttatttttaaattttatatatatatatatagtgatggATTCAAGATTTAGCTAGAAGGGTTCTTATCGTAATTTATGAGTGCTAAATTGATAGTTTTTTTAATacttttgtataaaaaaaaaaataaaaccgcAATCATAATTTCCATAGAACTTTTAGCATTTTTGCGCGATCTCAAGCCCCTGTAAACCCCTGGATCTATCCGTGTATATATCTAAATGTGGAAAAGAACCGGCATGTCGAAATTTTGGCCAGAGGAAGATCTAGTGGTAGTGTTTAACAATAAGGCAGCTTGGATCGCCTATGTTTTGTCTTTCATTATTTCATTGATTACTTTATTACAATTCGTTTTTAACATAATCACGtggtttttgataatttttgtttattattttcggatatttttatttaatttcattctATATTAGTTGACATGGTACGATTTTAAGACTTTAAGGACAATATTTCATAATTTTCAgctaattatattatttaaggatattattttttacttgtttcaattgttttaatgatatttttgtTCAAATGTGTTTTTACACGATTTTaagaatataaataaatatatatatgttttatattattatttagataatataaCACATATTGTCTATCATTTTTTTACAACCTTATCTAGGGCCACGAATGTCCGTGtaattttttgtaattatattagtaaCAATGTAAACATTCTAGATATTTTTTTTAGCAAAAACATAAaagatattttgataaaaaaaattgtgcgaTTAATTTATTCGtcagacttttttttttgaatcaatttATTCGTCAGACTTTGTTTTAggattttaacaaaaaaaaataataacttttttttagtaTTAGTAACATGCTAAATATTATAAACATGATTACTATTTAAAAAATCTGATATGACAGTTAAATAGCAGTtaaattagtatttttaaattttcgataatgtctcgataaaattaattttgattagAAACGTTAACGatgattattaattaattagatttttatttttatgtatgaaGGATAGTGCAATAAACCATGGAAGAATAACAGGAATAATGGCAGATGGTCATATTTTGGGTGTAACACGAGAAATGTCCAAAAAAGATTTGATTTGGGTCCTCTCTTCTTTGCAAATTGTCGTGGATCGATACCCTTCTTGGTAATTTATTCTTTTTACagttaaaattattgttttacaattttttataatagataaattaaatactatatatatatatatatattaactattgaaaatataaattttgaaaataaatgaaatgaattatttttgtaatcgaattttatgtttaaaattagtttttttattatcaagtgtttaatgtgattaaaaataaattatcggAAACGAATAAAATTTGAGAATAGGTTTTTCTTTTATGATTTTTGACCGCATTCATTTCTTTTATGATAAAATGTaacaatttaataaataaaacatattatttattattgctatttatttttgtttatataGGCTTGATGTTGTTCAAGTAGAGACATGGATGTATCCATTAGGTAAAAATGGACTAGGCCATGATTGGGTTATTCGTGATAGGAACACCGGTGATGTTTTAGCTCAAGCAACCAggtatatttcattttattttcagTGGTTCGGATTTAAGTAGATCTGCGAATGAGAACTTCATAATTAGAAAATTTCTAACTGGACTAATACTGATTCAAGTTTACAGTAgaatttttctttatcaatTTATATGTTAATTCCGATTCTATTGTaacataataaaatttctctttAATTTCGAAACAAGTCAAATTAAGTCCAAGAAATTAAAAGGATAGTGTGCAAATAATATGTTGACGtgtcatgtttttttattaatggtTCCACTTATATTCGGACCACagtaaaattatttctaattTAGAAAAAAGTCAATTTAAGTCGACCCTTTAATAGGTATTGAACGGTTACTTAAACGAATAAATGGTCAAATTCGCCCTTCAacttagtattttttttttaaaaaaaaatttgcgcaatgcgcttacattaaagaagaaagaaaaatctccaccagacccggatgtgattcgaacccatgacctcccaaggcataggtaagctctcaaccactaggctaagagcttcatcACTGCCCTTCAACTTAGTATGAAGGGTTAATTTAGCCGAAATCAATCTTTCAGTATCAACTTAGTCCTTAAATTTTGTGATAAGGGTCAAACTAACCCATAATCAAATCAGCCCGaaaagtataatatatttttgatatttgaactttatcatgtttatattttgatacctgaaatctatttttatacataaaaactattatattcTGCACAACCGCATAACGCTTTAGCGTCAGTGCATTTCTTTATGCGCCAATACGGAATATCGATGCAATAATACTAGTTTGAGGGATTTAGTGAGTTTTTTTGTCTCTATTTCGAGAGTGTCAGAATTAATTATTCGTGATCCATAGTTCGATGGATTTTTAgagatttcttttatttgtatagcttcaacacattttaagtataaaaataaatttcaagtatcaaaatgtaaacattataaagtttagatataaaaaatatattatatttttagtgCTGATTTGACCATGGATTTATTTGACCCTTAATACCAACTTTAAGGACTGAGTTAATAATCAAAAATTAATTTGGGATAGATTGACCTAACATGCCAAGTTTACGGGCGAATTTCACCCTTTGTTCTTACTTAAACATTTTAACTGTTAAAGCCAACCACCAgcctttataatttttattttattttattaaataatataatatatagtttaaTTAATCGGTGGGTCTTATATGATTGAATAGTTGTAAAGTTTAACTAGTGGAATAGATAACTTAATgaaattaagtttttttaagTATCTCACAATGATGATGTGTCTCTGATGTGATATATGTATTAGTGGTTATAGGTATGTGGtggttttcacctggtcagtgactgaccaagtgaatttggtcactCACCATTAAATCTAACAGGGATGAATCTAAGCCTTACGATAATTTTAATCTTCACCATAGAATTTTAATTAgcttagatctaatggtgattgaccatattcacttggtcagtcactgaccaggtgaaaaccaCTACATATGTATGAATGGAGATGCTTTGAAATTTCTTTTGGGACAAAATATGTTGTCTCCATTCTcctatcttcttatccctctttcaTTCAATTTATGACATGTGTATACTTATCATACTTTAACCATAGTacaatttgattaaattttttatatatatatatatatatatattcagtcAATTCGTGTTGATGAACAAAAAGACAAGAAAATTATCAAAGTTCAGCGACAAAGTCAAAGAAGAGTTGGCTCCTCATATGATGGAATATAGTACACTTattcttaataatattatcCAAAAACCGTCACAACTTAATATTAATACAACAGATTTTTCTTGTACAGAATTGAAAGTAAGTTTCGTTAACTTTTTCTTCACATAATTGATGCAATATAATTTCTAGATAATAATCAGGAACATTTAAAGATATAAAGTGACAGTGGGAGGGGTGCACGGGCTCCGTTGCAACCCCGACTATAGGAATTTATCTTCAAAGAGGTGGTTTTAGAGACGTCTTTTTGTCTCTGAGAAATGTTGCAATAATTGCACCTTCAGACTCTCTATTTTGGGCTCCACTGTTCAAAATATATATGACAGTTCCTTAAATTGATAGACAATGTTCAAAAAATagtcattattatttttattattatctctaacactattgttctaaaaataacaagtAATTAGTATTTCTATTTTTCGCAAGTATAGCCGGGGTGGAATGACCTTGATGCCAATCAACATGTCAACAACGTCAAATACATTAATTGGATTCTTGAGGTAAACCTACCATCACAACATAGCTGGATGAAtattttaaactattttttatCATGCAATTATATCTTTATGGGATAAGGtatatacaaatatttttatcattttcctccAAAAGAAAGTTTATGTTgatcccttgtaaggttgcaaatatagtttcaaggggggttaggaactatttttccctttttaattaagtagggaaaatttctttttcttaagaaaagattatatgacagcggcgctgatcaatcgacaagacactggcttagtcaactggtgactaggtcagtttcgttgcttaggtcaggaaatagcacttagagtttattcctgacttaattcgttggcagcgcacaactcagcttgacctcttttacttggtcagttttagtttgttttaagcaagcaatataaataaggagttaaggtttagaaatacttcactcagcagatttatccaggttcggcttcttctaagcctacgtcttgtccccggaacacttccgagatttcaaatcctctactgagctctttaaaggtagagcctcaaaccttttacaatatcagcaattgagtatgacaagagtaccttcctctatacttctactcaatcctaatctctccgctgagtacttaaaaccgagtactcagcctctcctttctattcctagaaatgattaagatttgtcctaaacaacaattgctagaacaccttagatgattgaggatcaatcactctagacttttacacaaatgaataagcttgtagtgtaagaatttgctttgcttttgatggagaacttttgtacacgtttgatcagcgtaacggcttttgctcaaagttctctcattgaatgtggattctgaatgctctatttatagagagctctgagagcttctggttatttcaaatttcgaaataaccgttggagggaaacggcttcatgtcgctttcactcagtctgtttagcagttctcttagccaatcagattccagcatcttctgttcttcggtcagtgtgacagtatgttcctccattttgggtaacgtcaaccagacagcttgctgtgtcttctgatctttactcgaagaggaaatactttgtctggaagctgtcttgtggtcagcggctgtc
The window above is part of the Euphorbia lathyris chromosome 3, ddEupLath1.1, whole genome shotgun sequence genome. Proteins encoded here:
- the LOC136224593 gene encoding palmitoyl-acyl carrier protein thioesterase, chloroplastic-like isoform X2, producing the protein MASATACGSLIFNKNLNSQEIEKINTTLSSSSSSSFSKIQCNKMKKLSCRAGTAMEEMQFVKSKSNDFRVGRLVEDGLVYCQNLTIKSFEIGFDRKASIAALMSYLQDSAINHGRITGIMADGHILGVTREMSKKDLIWVLSSLQIVVDRYPSWLDVVQVETWMYPLGKNGLGHDWVIRDRNTGDVLAQATSRGGMTLMPINMSTTSNTLIGFLRVFLNH
- the LOC136224593 gene encoding palmitoyl-acyl carrier protein thioesterase, chloroplastic-like isoform X3, yielding MASATACGSLIFNKNLNSQEIEKINTTLSSSSSSSFSKIQCNKMKKLSCRAGTAMEEMQFVKSKSNDFRVGRLVEDGLVYCQNLTIKSFEIGFDRKASIAALMSYLQDSAINHGRITGIMADGHILGVTREMSKKDLIWVLSSLQIVVDRYPSWLDVVQVETWMYPLGKNGLGHDWVIRDRNTGDVLAQATRVFLNH
- the LOC136224593 gene encoding palmitoyl-acyl carrier protein thioesterase, chloroplastic-like isoform X1, translated to MASATACGSLIFNKNLNSQEIEKINTTLSSSSSSSFSKIQCNKMKKLSCRAGTAMEEMQFVKSKSNDFRVGRLVEDGLVYCQNLTIKSFEIGFDRKASIAALMSYLQDSAINHGRITGIMADGHILGVTREMSKKDLIWVLSSLQIVVDRYPSWLDVVQVETWMYPLGKNGLGHDWVIRDRNTGDVLAQATSQFVLMNKKTRKLSKFSDKVKEELAPHMMEYSTLILNNIIQKPSQLNINTTDFSCTELKVSFVNFFFT